One window of the Bradyrhizobium sp. NP1 genome contains the following:
- a CDS encoding AMP nucleosidase: protein MSPAPIIQTPQAVATETFTDADAAVSRVEEIYERNTKFLRDRFEAYANGEALTTRVRACYPFVRVTTSTHARLDSRLAYGFVARPGVHETSVTRPDLFRTYLTEQIGLLIKNHGVPVEIGVSNEPIPIHFAYRRDINVEATLTNGSIDMRALRDVFDTPDLAAMDDAIADGTFELPPGVPEPLALFRAARVDYSLRRLYHYTGTDPEHFQNFVIFTNYQFYVDAFVQLCQQRLASGQIGPDAFVGPGNVVTRSIRLGGGTSGVAPERMPQMPAFHLVEPGYGGITLINIGTGPSNARNVTDHVAVLRPHAWLMLGHCAGLRNTQRLGDYVLAHGYVREDHVLDHELPLWVPIPALAEMQVALEQAVGEVTGLSGFELKRLMRTGTVASVDNRNWEISGPSVIRRLSQSRAVALDMESAAIAANGYRFRVPYGTLLCVSDKPLHGEIKLAGMASEFYRQRVGQHLEIGLKALERLKHQESERLHSRKLRSFAEVAFQ from the coding sequence ATGAGTCCCGCACCGATCATCCAGACACCGCAGGCGGTTGCGACCGAAACTTTCACCGATGCCGACGCTGCGGTCAGCCGCGTTGAAGAAATCTACGAGCGCAACACAAAATTCCTCAGGGACCGTTTTGAAGCCTATGCCAATGGTGAGGCGCTCACGACACGCGTGCGCGCCTGCTATCCGTTTGTCCGGGTCACGACCTCGACCCATGCGCGGCTCGACTCGCGCCTCGCCTATGGATTCGTCGCGCGGCCGGGCGTGCATGAAACCAGCGTGACGAGGCCGGATTTGTTCCGGACCTACCTCACCGAGCAAATCGGATTGTTGATCAAGAACCACGGCGTGCCGGTCGAGATCGGCGTGTCGAACGAACCGATCCCCATTCATTTCGCCTACCGGCGCGACATCAACGTCGAGGCGACGCTCACCAACGGTTCGATCGACATGCGGGCGCTGCGCGACGTGTTCGATACGCCCGATCTCGCCGCCATGGACGATGCGATCGCCGACGGAACATTCGAACTTCCGCCCGGAGTTCCGGAACCGCTCGCCTTGTTCCGCGCGGCGCGCGTCGACTACTCGTTGCGTCGGCTTTATCATTATACGGGCACCGATCCGGAGCACTTCCAGAACTTCGTGATCTTCACCAACTATCAGTTCTATGTCGATGCCTTCGTGCAGTTGTGTCAGCAGCGCCTGGCTTCGGGCCAGATCGGTCCCGATGCGTTCGTCGGGCCTGGAAACGTCGTGACGCGCAGCATACGTCTTGGCGGCGGCACCTCCGGGGTTGCCCCGGAGCGCATGCCGCAAATGCCGGCCTTCCATCTTGTCGAGCCTGGATATGGCGGCATCACGCTGATTAACATCGGGACTGGCCCATCCAACGCCCGAAACGTCACGGACCACGTCGCCGTGCTGCGGCCGCACGCCTGGCTGATGCTGGGGCATTGCGCAGGCTTGAGGAACACGCAGCGGCTCGGCGATTACGTCCTCGCTCACGGCTACGTTCGCGAGGACCATGTGCTTGATCATGAGCTGCCGCTGTGGGTCCCGATTCCCGCGCTGGCAGAGATGCAGGTCGCGCTCGAGCAGGCCGTCGGCGAGGTCACCGGACTATCGGGTTTCGAGCTCAAGCGGCTGATGCGCACCGGAACGGTGGCGAGCGTCGACAATCGCAATTGGGAAATCAGCGGTCCTTCGGTCATCCGGCGTCTGTCGCAATCGCGCGCGGTCGCGCTCGACATGGAGTCGGCAGCCATCGCGGCCAACGGCTATCGTTTCCGCGTCCCCTATGGCACCCTGCTTTGCGTCTCGGACAAGCCGCTTCATGGTGAGATCAAGCTCGCCGGCATGGCCAGCGAATTCTACCGCCAGCGCGTCGGCCAGCACCTCGAGATCGGCCTGAAGGCGCTCGAGCGGCTCAAGCACCAGGAATCGGAGCGTCTGCATTCACGCAAGCTTCGGAGCTTTGCCGAAGTGGCGTTTCAGTAG
- a CDS encoding cystathionine gamma-synthase family protein, translated as MVKPFPSKTHIGNHMLHPETLMLSYGYDPQLSEGAIKPPVFLTSTFVFRSAEDGQDFFDFVAGRREPPAGMGAGLVYSRFNHPNSEIVEDRLAVYERTENCALFSSGMAAIATTILAFVRPGDVILHSQPLYGGTETLLANTLAGLSIGAVGFADGTDETAVALAAEDAMRKGRVAMIFIETPANPTNGLVDIAMIRRVADMIGRTQGHTPMVVCDNTLLGPVFQRPIEHGADVSLYSLTKYVGGHSDLIAGAVLGSKAIIKSVKALRSAIGTQLDPHSCWMISRSLETLGLRMEKADANARIVADYLVDHAKVAKVHYLGHHEDASPAGRVFAKQCTGAGSTFSFDIVGGQAAAFKFLNALQIFKLAVSLGGTESLASLPASMTHSGVPVHIRQKIGVLDSTIRLSIGIEHPSDLIADIEQALSQA; from the coding sequence ATGGTGAAACCGTTTCCCTCGAAGACCCACATCGGCAACCATATGCTGCATCCCGAAACGCTGATGCTGAGCTACGGCTACGACCCGCAACTATCGGAAGGTGCCATCAAACCGCCGGTCTTCCTGACCTCGACCTTCGTTTTCAGGTCTGCCGAAGACGGGCAGGACTTCTTCGATTTCGTGGCAGGCCGGCGCGAGCCTCCCGCGGGGATGGGGGCGGGGCTGGTCTATTCGCGATTCAATCACCCCAACAGCGAGATCGTGGAGGACAGGCTAGCCGTCTACGAGCGCACCGAGAATTGCGCGCTGTTCTCGTCCGGCATGGCCGCGATCGCGACGACGATCCTGGCGTTCGTGCGCCCCGGTGACGTCATTCTGCACTCTCAACCGCTCTATGGCGGGACGGAAACGCTGCTTGCGAACACGCTTGCGGGCCTCTCCATTGGCGCGGTCGGCTTTGCGGACGGGACCGACGAAACCGCAGTCGCACTGGCAGCGGAGGACGCCATGCGCAAGGGCAGGGTCGCGATGATTTTCATCGAAACGCCTGCCAATCCCACCAACGGTCTGGTCGATATCGCAATGATTCGCCGCGTCGCCGACATGATCGGCCGGACCCAGGGCCACACCCCGATGGTCGTATGCGACAACACGCTGCTGGGACCGGTGTTTCAGCGGCCGATCGAGCACGGCGCGGATGTCTCGCTGTACTCGCTGACCAAATATGTAGGTGGTCATTCGGACCTGATCGCGGGCGCCGTGCTCGGCTCAAAGGCGATCATCAAAAGCGTCAAAGCGCTGCGAAGTGCCATTGGCACCCAGCTGGACCCGCATTCGTGCTGGATGATCAGCCGGTCACTCGAGACGTTGGGGCTCCGCATGGAGAAGGCCGACGCCAACGCGCGGATCGTCGCGGATTACCTGGTCGACCACGCCAAGGTGGCGAAGGTGCATTATCTCGGTCATCACGAAGACGCTTCTCCTGCGGGCCGTGTTTTCGCGAAACAATGCACCGGCGCGGGCTCCACATTCTCGTTCGACATCGTTGGCGGGCAGGCCGCCGCATTCAAATTCCTCAACGCGCTGCAAATCTTCAAGCTGGCGGTAAGCCTGGGCGGCACCGAGTCTCTTGCCAGCCTCCCGGCAAGCATGACCCACTCCGGCGTTCCGGTTCACATCCGCCAGAAGATTGGCGTCCTCGACTCCACGATCCGCCTGTCGATCGGCATCGAACATCCCTCCGATCTGATCGCGGATATCGAGCAGGCGTTGAGCCAGGCATAG
- a CDS encoding carbohydrate ABC transporter permease, protein MTIRQIMGKVGLAIAVFIIVSPAILFFLWMLSLSVKFEVDNASYPPIFIPEHFAWKNYADVLASNRFLTYFRNSLIVTGSATLLAMLVGVPAGYGIARMAAHKSAIVILIARITPGLSYLIPLFLLFQWLGVLGTLVPQIIIHLVVTVPIVIWIMIGYFETTPIELEEAARIDGATRWQVFRHVALPVARPGLAVAFILAVIFSWNNFVFGIVLAGRETRTLPVAVYNMISFDQLSWGPLAAAALIVTFPVLLLTLFAQRQIVAGLTAGAVKGG, encoded by the coding sequence ATGACTATTCGGCAGATCATGGGCAAGGTCGGACTTGCGATCGCGGTGTTCATCATCGTCTCGCCGGCAATCCTGTTCTTCCTCTGGATGCTCTCGCTGTCGGTCAAGTTCGAGGTCGACAACGCGTCCTATCCGCCGATCTTCATCCCCGAGCATTTCGCCTGGAAGAACTATGCCGACGTGCTCGCCTCCAACCGCTTCCTGACCTATTTCAGGAACAGCCTGATCGTCACCGGCTCCGCCACGCTGCTTGCGATGCTGGTCGGCGTGCCCGCCGGCTACGGCATCGCCCGGATGGCCGCGCACAAATCGGCAATCGTGATCCTGATCGCGCGCATCACGCCGGGCCTGTCCTATCTCATTCCGCTGTTCCTGCTGTTCCAGTGGCTCGGCGTGCTCGGCACGCTGGTGCCGCAGATCATCATCCATCTCGTGGTGACCGTGCCGATCGTGATCTGGATCATGATCGGCTATTTCGAGACCACGCCGATCGAACTCGAAGAGGCGGCCCGAATCGACGGCGCCACGCGCTGGCAGGTGTTTCGCCACGTCGCGCTTCCGGTGGCGCGGCCGGGGCTGGCGGTGGCCTTCATCCTCGCCGTGATCTTCTCCTGGAACAATTTCGTGTTCGGCATCGTGCTGGCCGGCCGCGAGACCCGCACCCTGCCGGTCGCCGTCTACAACATGATCTCGTTCGACCAGCTCAGTTGGGGACCCTTGGCCGCAGCCGCACTCATCGTCACCTTCCCCGTACTTCTACTGACGCTGTTCGCGCAACGGCAGATCGTCGCCGGGCTCACCGCGGGCGCAGTCAAGGGCGGCTGA
- a CDS encoding sugar ABC transporter permease, with the protein MAQSTKAPARIEPAPGEASRPPSYWPFVLPALVVVLAVIVFPWLFTIWMSFNEWKVGSPITFVGFANYLRLPADPRFIEAVGHTLLYTALSVLLPLIFGTFAAVVFHAKFPWRGFLRGVFIMPMMATPVAIALVWTMMFHPQLGVLNYLLSLVGLPPQLWVFHPATVIPSLVLVETWQWTPLVMLIVLGGIAALPTEPYESAQIDGAGMWQMFRYITLPLITPFIFIAAMIRTIDAVKSFDVIFAITQGGPGSASETINLYLYSVAFVYYDLGYGSAIAVVFFALIVTLAAVLLYVRQRTLWTEIGGT; encoded by the coding sequence ATCGCGCAATCCACGAAAGCCCCGGCGCGGATCGAGCCCGCGCCGGGCGAGGCCTCGCGTCCCCCCTCATACTGGCCGTTCGTGCTGCCGGCGCTCGTCGTGGTGCTGGCAGTGATCGTGTTTCCCTGGCTGTTCACGATCTGGATGAGCTTCAACGAGTGGAAGGTCGGCTCGCCCATCACCTTCGTCGGCTTCGCCAACTATCTGCGCCTGCCCGCCGATCCGCGTTTCATCGAGGCGGTCGGACATACCCTGCTCTACACCGCGCTCTCGGTGCTGCTGCCCCTGATCTTCGGGACCTTCGCGGCGGTCGTCTTCCACGCCAAATTCCCCTGGCGCGGCTTTCTGCGCGGGGTGTTCATCATGCCGATGATGGCGACCCCGGTCGCGATCGCGCTGGTGTGGACCATGATGTTCCACCCGCAACTCGGTGTCCTGAACTACCTGCTGTCGCTGGTCGGCCTGCCGCCGCAGCTCTGGGTGTTCCACCCGGCCACAGTTATCCCGTCGCTGGTGCTGGTCGAGACCTGGCAATGGACGCCGCTGGTCATGCTGATCGTGCTCGGCGGCATCGCGGCGCTCCCGACCGAGCCCTACGAGAGCGCGCAGATCGACGGCGCCGGGATGTGGCAGATGTTTCGCTACATCACGCTGCCCCTGATCACGCCCTTCATCTTCATCGCCGCGATGATCCGCACCATCGACGCGGTGAAGAGCTTTGATGTGATCTTCGCGATCACCCAAGGCGGCCCCGGCTCGGCCTCGGAAACCATCAACCTCTACCTCTACAGCGTCGCCTTCGTCTATTACGACCTCGGCTACGGATCGGCGATCGCTGTGGTGTTCTTCGCCCTGATCGTGACGCTGGCCGCCGTGCTGCTTTATGTGCGCCAGCGCACGCTGTGGACCGAGATCGGCGGCACATGA
- a CDS encoding sugar ABC transporter substrate-binding protein produces MKDHHISRRAALAGSAAAGALALAGFPARAAEVQWKKYAGTKLEVILAKGPRGDNLQKNIKEFTELTGIEVESEQIPEQQQRQKAVIELASGKPSFDVIHLSYHVQKRQFEKAGWLADMSGYLKDPTMTVPDLMESDFSAAGLVYAKNDKGQMLSLPWSVDYFILYYNKEMFAKKGVAVPKTLDEMVLAAEKLTDPKDGTFGFVGRGLRNANMTLWTNFFLNYGGEFLDAKGNILTDGPEAIEATKLYQRLLTKVAPPGVAGFNWMESMASFTQGRSAMWIDGVGWAPPLEDPNASRVVGKVGYTVVPAGPKGQYSATYGDGIGIAAASRNKEAAYLLCQWVVSKAQGARLVQAGGGVPFRNSVLNDPEIQKGVKLPQEWLQSAIDSAKISKLGLPVVIPVAEFRDIVGAALTATLSGADPATELKKAHEQFRPILERSEKA; encoded by the coding sequence ATGAAAGACCACCATATCTCTCGCCGCGCCGCACTCGCCGGCTCCGCGGCCGCCGGCGCACTGGCGCTGGCCGGCTTTCCGGCACGCGCCGCCGAGGTGCAATGGAAGAAATATGCCGGAACGAAGCTCGAGGTGATCCTGGCCAAGGGACCGCGCGGCGACAATCTGCAGAAGAACATCAAGGAATTCACCGAACTCACCGGCATCGAAGTCGAATCCGAGCAGATCCCCGAACAGCAGCAGCGCCAGAAGGCGGTGATCGAGCTGGCGTCGGGCAAACCGAGCTTCGACGTCATCCATCTCAGCTATCATGTGCAGAAGCGGCAATTCGAGAAGGCCGGCTGGCTGGCCGACATGTCCGGATACCTGAAAGATCCGACCATGACCGTGCCCGATCTCATGGAGAGCGACTTTTCCGCTGCAGGCCTCGTCTACGCCAAAAACGACAAGGGCCAGATGCTCTCGCTGCCGTGGTCGGTCGACTACTTCATCCTCTACTACAACAAGGAGATGTTCGCGAAGAAAGGCGTCGCCGTTCCGAAAACGCTCGACGAGATGGTTCTGGCCGCCGAAAAGCTCACCGATCCCAAGGACGGCACCTTCGGCTTCGTCGGACGGGGCTTGCGCAACGCCAACATGACGCTGTGGACCAATTTCTTCCTCAACTATGGCGGCGAATTCCTTGACGCCAAAGGCAATATCCTCACCGACGGCCCCGAGGCGATCGAGGCGACAAAGCTCTATCAGCGGCTCCTGACCAAGGTCGCACCGCCCGGCGTCGCCGGCTTCAACTGGATGGAGTCGATGGCCTCCTTCACGCAAGGCAGATCGGCGATGTGGATCGACGGCGTCGGCTGGGCGCCGCCGCTGGAAGATCCGAACGCCTCCCGCGTCGTCGGCAAGGTCGGCTACACCGTCGTGCCCGCCGGGCCCAAGGGGCAATATTCCGCGACCTATGGCGACGGCATCGGCATTGCGGCGGCGAGCAGGAACAAGGAGGCGGCCTACCTGCTCTGCCAATGGGTGGTCTCGAAGGCGCAAGGCGCGCGCCTCGTGCAGGCCGGCGGCGGCGTGCCGTTCCGCAACTCCGTGCTCAACGATCCCGAGATCCAGAAGGGCGTCAAGCTGCCGCAGGAATGGCTGCAGTCGGCGATCGACTCCGCCAAGATCTCCAAGCTCGGCCTGCCGGTCGTGATTCCCGTCGCCGAATTCCGCGACATCGTCGGCGCGGCGCTGACCGCGACGCTGTCGGGCGCCGATCCCGCGACCGAGCTGAAGAAGGCGCATGAGCAGTTCCGCCCGATCCTGGAGCGCAGCGAGAAAGCGTGA
- a CDS encoding MBL fold metallo-hydrolase: MKQLRIGDITIDAVIEREGPWRRPRDFFPAYHEATFRHHLPSMEPEAYDAELGMMLITYQTFVVRTPRHTILVDTCTGEDKGHPPPFDFPGKERWRHELFALGVSFDKVDYVFCTHLHIDHTGWNTTLRDGRWVPTFPNAKYIFHKREYAAWEAEHRKGANPPGTVFRDNCLPIVEAGQALLVDDDFELDDTITLTPTPGHSPCHCCVNIFSRGQRAVVAGDLMHHVIQCREPDWSAKPDWDPKQSAVSRRKFFASVADTDTLILPVHFPAPTAGRVIGDGDRFNYRFKRD; this comes from the coding sequence ATGAAGCAGCTCAGGATTGGCGACATCACCATCGATGCTGTGATCGAACGCGAAGGGCCGTGGCGGCGCCCGCGGGATTTCTTTCCGGCCTATCACGAGGCCACCTTCAGGCATCATCTGCCGTCGATGGAGCCGGAAGCCTACGACGCCGAGCTCGGCATGATGCTGATCACCTATCAGACTTTCGTGGTGCGCACGCCGCGCCACACCATCCTGGTCGACACCTGCACCGGCGAGGACAAGGGCCACCCGCCGCCGTTCGACTTTCCCGGCAAGGAGCGCTGGCGCCACGAGCTGTTCGCGCTCGGGGTCAGCTTCGACAAGGTCGACTACGTCTTTTGCACCCACCTGCACATCGACCACACCGGCTGGAATACCACGCTGCGCGACGGCCGCTGGGTGCCGACCTTCCCGAACGCGAAATACATCTTCCACAAGCGCGAATATGCGGCCTGGGAGGCGGAGCACAGGAAGGGCGCCAACCCGCCCGGCACCGTGTTCCGCGACAATTGCCTGCCCATTGTCGAGGCAGGCCAGGCGCTGCTGGTCGACGACGATTTTGAGCTCGACGACACTATCACGCTGACGCCGACCCCAGGGCACTCGCCCTGTCACTGCTGCGTCAATATCTTTTCGCGCGGCCAGCGCGCGGTGGTGGCCGGCGACCTCATGCACCACGTGATCCAGTGCCGCGAGCCGGACTGGTCGGCGAAGCCGGATTGGGACCCGAAGCAGTCGGCGGTGTCGCGCCGAAAATTCTTCGCTTCCGTCGCCGACACCGACACGTTGATCCTGCCGGTGCATTTCCCGGCGCCGACCGCCGGCCGTGTGATCGGCGACGGCGATCGCTTCAACTACCGCTTCAAGCGGGACTAG
- a CDS encoding amidohydrolase family protein: MTTRRDFLRNGTAAAAGIVFCSCGLLKGAHAQQPARQTLPVTVGGRRIKTIDVHAHCHFHEAGALIGPDAAKLQIPPVNGAEEAFIEVDKRIAAMDSQAIDMEVLSINPFWYDRDRDLAAQIVKVQNEKLAELCASKPDRFAAFASLTLQAPDLAVQELETAVKKQGLKGAAIGDVVNGVEFSDPKFNPVWAKAEELGVPLFIHPQGIPELNKRLAGNGWLGNTIANPLGTTIALSHLIFEGTFDRFPGLKVIAAHGGGYLPSYADRSDHACLVGPKGCNPDVKLKKKPTEYLKQIYFDSLIFEPEAIRHLIAQVGVGQVVLGSDYPYPWEMHPVDPILATASLSEDEKADILGRTAAKLFSMKTG; this comes from the coding sequence ATGACGACGCGCCGTGATTTTCTCAGGAACGGCACGGCCGCTGCGGCAGGCATCGTGTTCTGCAGCTGCGGCCTCCTGAAAGGCGCGCATGCGCAGCAGCCGGCTCGGCAAACCCTTCCCGTCACGGTCGGCGGCAGGCGCATCAAGACGATCGACGTGCACGCCCACTGCCATTTCCATGAGGCCGGCGCGCTGATCGGCCCCGACGCCGCCAAGCTCCAGATTCCGCCGGTCAACGGGGCCGAAGAAGCCTTCATCGAGGTCGACAAGCGGATCGCCGCCATGGATTCACAGGCGATCGACATGGAGGTGCTGTCGATCAATCCGTTCTGGTATGACCGCGATCGCGACCTGGCCGCCCAGATCGTCAAGGTCCAGAACGAGAAGCTCGCCGAGCTCTGCGCGTCCAAGCCAGACCGCTTCGCGGCCTTCGCCTCGCTGACCTTGCAGGCGCCCGACCTTGCGGTGCAGGAGCTGGAGACCGCGGTGAAGAAGCAAGGCCTCAAGGGGGCAGCCATCGGCGACGTCGTCAACGGCGTGGAATTCTCGGACCCGAAATTCAATCCGGTATGGGCCAAGGCGGAAGAGCTCGGCGTGCCCCTGTTCATCCATCCGCAGGGCATCCCGGAATTGAACAAGCGCCTTGCCGGCAATGGCTGGCTCGGCAACACCATCGCCAACCCGCTGGGCACCACGATCGCGCTATCCCACCTGATCTTCGAGGGCACCTTCGACCGCTTTCCCGGGCTGAAAGTGATCGCGGCCCATGGCGGCGGCTACCTGCCCTCCTACGCCGACCGCTCGGACCATGCCTGCCTGGTCGGCCCGAAAGGCTGCAATCCCGACGTCAAGCTGAAGAAGAAGCCGACGGAATATCTCAAGCAGATCTATTTCGATTCGCTGATCTTCGAACCAGAGGCGATCCGCCATCTGATCGCCCAGGTCGGCGTCGGCCAGGTCGTGCTTGGCAGCGACTATCCCTACCCCTGGGAGATGCACCCGGTCGACCCGATCCTGGCCACCGCATCGCTCAGCGAGGACGAGAAGGCGGACATTCTCGGCCGCACCGCAGCAAAGTTGTTCAGCATGAAGACGGGCTAG